A DNA window from Hordeum vulgare subsp. vulgare chromosome 1H, MorexV3_pseudomolecules_assembly, whole genome shotgun sequence contains the following coding sequences:
- the LOC123427635 gene encoding uncharacterized protein LOC123427635, with product MPHLLTPSGLSPFSLSQIHTYVPVLPTPPNGWILMEEEKKGWIPHTPCFFSTDTRLDGGAECVRPPRILHSSPWIHDGGEPAAAEEEVVRSPPPFTTSRASSHTGAATCLIVWIPSIWTCRATSLNLKVSGLCKLRPPCSTPCMASAA from the exons ATGCCCCATCTCCTCACCCCATCTGGCCTCTCCCCATTCTCACTTTCCCAGATCCACACGTATGTACCTGTCCTCCCCACCCCCCCTAATGGATGGATCctgatggaggaggagaagaagggatGGATCCCTCACACCCCGTGCTTCTTCTCCACGGATACGCGCCTAGACGGAGGAGCAGAGTGCGTGCGTCCTCCACGGATCCTGCATTCTTCTCCATGGATCCACGATGGAGGA GAACCAGCCGCTGCGGAGGAAGAAGTTGTACGCTCGCCACCGCCCTTCACCACGTCTCGTGCCTCCTCTCACACCGGTGCCGCGACCTGCCTCATCGTCTGGATCCCCTCGATCTGGACATGTCGTGCTACATCCCTCAACCTCAAGGTAAGTGGGTTGTGTAAGCTGCGTCCACCATGCTCCACTCCTTGCATGGCCTCTGCTGCCTGA
- the LOC123427619 gene encoding uncharacterized protein LOC123427619 isoform X2, giving the protein MEIPDDATSQLPQHQRCRAVARPRWMSMGTTRATRIRRRGTGLLAELVTHRFSPFSSCASSSLPSIRSPKTAVVGRRRPPLLSPTTPATSSAPAPPSTSRLALLPAAVTPTPPSPSPCLPRRKAADPTPNPPLQLPNLPRAPGGVQEGVDVFESILKKVYDTEDANQKEKFEADLKKRIKKLQRYRDQIKKVIQNTRLRGGDDKKKIQGKW; this is encoded by the exons atggagatcccgGACGACGCGACGTCCCAACTGCCCCAACACCAACGTTGCCGCGCTGTGGCCCGCCCTCGGTGGATGAGCATGGGCACTACGCGGGCTACACGGATCCGGAGGCGGGGAACGGGGCTGCTCGCGGAGCTCGTCACCCATCGCTTCTCTCCATTCTCTTCCtgtgcctcctcctctctgccctcGATTCGATCCCCCAAAACCGCCGTTGTTGGCCGCCGCCgacctcctctcctctcccccacCACACCAGCGACCTCTTCTGCTCCAGCCCCACCATCGACATCCCGCCTCGCTCTGCTACCCGCCGCCGtcacccccaccccaccttctccttctccttgtcttcCTAGGAGGAAGGCCGCAGATCCAACCCCAAATCCCCCACTGCAGCTCCCAAATCTTCCGCGAGCACCTGGAGGCGTCCAGGAGGGCGTCGACGTCTTCGAGAGCATCTTGAAAAAG GTCTACGACACCGAGGATGCGAACCAGAAGGAGAAGTTCGAGGCCGACCTCAAGAAGAGGATCAAGAAGCTGCAGCGCTACCGGGACCAGATCAAGAAG GTAATCCAGAACACAAGGCTAAGGGGAGGCGACGACAAGAAGAAGATACAAG
- the LOC123427619 gene encoding uncharacterized protein LOC123427619 isoform X1, with translation MEIPDDATSQLPQHQRCRAVARPRWMSMGTTRATRIRRRGTGLLAELVTHRFSPFSSCASSSLPSIRSPKTAVVGRRRPPLLSPTTPATSSAPAPPSTSRLALLPAAVTPTPPSPSPCLPRRKAADPTPNPPLQLPNLPRAPGGVQEGVDVFESILKKVYDTEDANQKEKFEADLKKRIKKLQRYRDQIKKVIQNTRLRGGDDKKKIQGDFTCNLFISTQTQARKAVDLAYSSAVRKRMPGVISSASEFVHPDDI, from the exons atggagatcccgGACGACGCGACGTCCCAACTGCCCCAACACCAACGTTGCCGCGCTGTGGCCCGCCCTCGGTGGATGAGCATGGGCACTACGCGGGCTACACGGATCCGGAGGCGGGGAACGGGGCTGCTCGCGGAGCTCGTCACCCATCGCTTCTCTCCATTCTCTTCCtgtgcctcctcctctctgccctcGATTCGATCCCCCAAAACCGCCGTTGTTGGCCGCCGCCgacctcctctcctctcccccacCACACCAGCGACCTCTTCTGCTCCAGCCCCACCATCGACATCCCGCCTCGCTCTGCTACCCGCCGCCGtcacccccaccccaccttctccttctccttgtcttcCTAGGAGGAAGGCCGCAGATCCAACCCCAAATCCCCCACTGCAGCTCCCAAATCTTCCGCGAGCACCTGGAGGCGTCCAGGAGGGCGTCGACGTCTTCGAGAGCATCTTGAAAAAG GTCTACGACACCGAGGATGCGAACCAGAAGGAGAAGTTCGAGGCCGACCTCAAGAAGAGGATCAAGAAGCTGCAGCGCTACCGGGACCAGATCAAGAAG GTAATCCAGAACACAAGGCTAAGGGGAGGCGACGACAAGAAGAAGATACAAGGTGATTTTACATGCAACCTCTTCATCTCTACGCAAACACAAGCCAGAAAAGCTGTAGACCTCGCTTACTCATCTGCTGTGAGAAAGAGAATGCCGGGTGTGATTAGTTCCGCATCTGAATTTGTGCACCCCGATGATATTTAA